The following DNA comes from Carassius carassius chromosome 41, fCarCar2.1, whole genome shotgun sequence.
ATGCGGTGAATGTTAATTTCCCTGGGGTCTCCACCACAGATCAATGTGCTGGAAGCCAACATGAAGACCGGTCAACCTCTCTGACCGATGGCTATATTGGGATTTCCATGGAGCTTTTAGCTGGTGTTGGCTTTGGAGAAGGTGAAGGTGGTTTTTGCAAGTTGGATGAATTAGTGCACAGAATAAGTGGGTAAATGACAATGAAAAAGAGACTTTATCATGTTTTTGAGGTCATCTTGAACAGACTTCATCCTGAAACCACATGCATTAAGAGCAAAGACGACCAGTGGAAATGTGAAATTATCAGTCACACTCAAGACACATTCAAATATGATTTTTTCAGGCTTATTTCACTGATGCACTATGCATGTGTTTTCCTTACTagctttatttaaacaattaaactcTAGCATGTAGATGCCAGTTCCATTAAAACATCCATGTAATGGATTTCatattcatatattaaataaagataaaatcgttaaatataaaaacaaaattgatACTTTCCCCTCCTCATGTAACTTACCTCATGACTGAGCTTTACAGTCGGTGTTGTAAGTGGCCCTTCAAACTCTACCCACGTGTCCCTGATACTTCCAGTACATCCTTTATTTTCACTGTCACCGTATACAAATATGAACAAATTCTATACTGTAACACaattacatgtttgtttgtttgtttgttagtttctTTCCTTTTCGGACCTTTCTCCAAGATTTGTGAGATGAACACTGACAtcaatgtagtttattattagcAACTAAATGTAGCTCTGACTTTACACTGTACCAGCCATTCTGACAAGTCTTCGCAAAAAAGAGGAACATGCAATGCCTCAGTTAACACATAACTCCATGTCACATAGAAATGACCATTTAAAATGAAGTCACTTTGAAATGATGTAATTATTAAAGAACTATCTTTGAACTCTTACACATTCTGTCAACAGCATTGGTCTCGTTAAGTTGTAAACATTTCAGCATTTTGCTTGCTCTTTTAATCGGGTGCATATCattctgttgatggtttttttttttggtttttgttttttttaaagaagaagaagacttAATAAGCAATCATACATGATAAACTGTCTTTGGGCTCCTTAACTTGAGGGAAAGCTGGGTTGCGGTTCTGTGAGTTCACAGAGTAAGGTAGATTACGTAAACAACCTGAGAAtcacttttttataatttcataatttgggCCTGGTAAGGGATGGTGGCGGATCATGAGTGGAGGGTGGGTTGACTGGCAACCGCCTCCTTTGCAGGCATGAGAACACAGTTAATGTGGGTCTGGTCGAGTAGTATGTTATCGATGGAGAACATCACATGGCGTGGGAGGTGCGTGGCGAGGGAATGGCTCGTAAGAGGGGGGAGGGTACAATAAGTGGTGGAAAGTGGTTGGCAAACGGAGGAGGGGGAGTTATGGACGATCAAAATAAACTAGGCTTACATGATGGGATTGAGATTTTAACATCAGCAGGTTCCATTGGTAAATGGAAACCCAACAGATTTCAGCTATAGGTGGACAAAAGACATAACACCCACCTGGCCAAGCCTTCCACAAGCagttgcattcattcattcactcatttgcATCTTTCACGCAGCATGGCCCCTCCCCCAAGACCGAGCACATGGTTTCAGGCACGAACTTGCAATGTGTTATTTGATGAAACTGAGTGTAGTGGGAGGTGAAGAATAAGACAACAGAAGACAGGTGATGataaaatgaacatttataaTGACTGCTGTTGCTGTCGGAAAATAATAAcccttaaataaaaaagaaaaaggtaaaataaaaaggaACAACTTAATAGATATAAGCACTAAATTGCTGACTTCACTGGTAATCCACAAGTCAAGAAACACAACTCACTATTTTTTGTACAACACAATGCTACagttacattaaatatttaatacttttttttaagtcagttaaTGGATGATGTTAAAAGAAACcactaaaatactaaaaacatAACAGTAATTCATCTTTCCAGTCATTCCCTTTTGTCTAGTTTCTTGATGCCATTTTATTAATAGTGTatagtagtttgaaaaaaataaataagctcaTGAAGGGTTATCAGAAAACAAAGCTGGCAGCATAGAAACATTAGATGTGGAGCTCAAGCATGGTTGAGACGCATGAAAATGATAATTCGGCATTACAGAGAAACAATTTTATCTTGTGAACAGATGCTGCAATGGTCAAGACACCTAATCGACACGTATCACAATTTAGACTCGACACGTCTGATATGTACAATGAGATTGGCAACTACCATCAATTTAAGTATGAAACCTACACTAATCTTAGTCTAGGTTAGTAGTGATTATGCATTATTTGGAGGGGCCAGATCCAGATTTTGACCACCTGATGGTCTCAGTGCTGCGCATGTGGCTCTATAACCATTTTCAGATGAATATCTATAACCATGTTCAGTTGTTAATCAAGTACCAAATCATTCTTTCTTAGAGctgctttagtttagtttaattcaACTTTCTATCGGTGGCTCATAAGAGCACCCCACATAAGTGATTTTATGCTGCCAGCCCCATTACGTAGAACACGTTTCTGGTTACAGTTTAACCAAATTTGACAGATATTTACAATGagagaaaaataatgaaattgtGGAGGAAACAGTTTGGatcttattgattttttttttcttttttgtgtcacttttattattattatttttcgtcCCAAATGATgacttaaaaaaaggaaataaatccaATCATCTCAACTAGAATTGCACAGTCTCAAAAAGGTTTGGAGATGGAATGGAGATTTtaagtccaaacagttgatgaaCATAGAAGGGGAGGAAGAAGGTCAATAAAGTTCATGAGGGGTGAGAAGTTCAAAGTTCAGAAGACAGAAGATGGCTGCACGGCTGATGTTTAAACACtccttagcttttttttttaagcatgttttATGCTAAAGTAACAAAAAGAAACCTGCCATTAAAatggattttgtttttctttgcttgCGCGTAATGTTTTCCATTGAGAAAATCAAATGGAGAGACTCAGGGGTGAGGAGAGTGACAGTGCCCCCAACATTATGGCACACAATCAGTGATGTCCTGGAGGTTGAAGAGATGACAGAATTAGGAAAAGCAGTTTATGAGAGGCAGCCAGCCGTGTTTTTACCATGTTAATCCAGGTCTTGCTTTTACTGCTCGCTTTTTGGGTAATGTTGAGGCGTCATGACTGACATCATGTTATGGAGAAACATGCTGGCTTCATGGGTGCGTCCAATGGATGTCCAACATACAAGAGAACTCAAAAAGTTTGGAATGGTACTGTTTTTGTTTGGCACTCAGGAGAAAGTCTGGGAGGGTGTGAGGGGGAGGTCGGCAGAAGAGTGGGGAGTGGTTTGAAAAAAGGGGAGCAGTGAAAGTGCAAAAGGGAGAAAAAGGGAGAGTAAACAGGATACATATGAATGACATTTTTGTTATACTTGGTCTAGGTTAGAGAGTGTCGTAcaaataaaaacaggaaaataaaaaagagaacagAACAGTGATATGACAAATGTATTCTAACATTGCTGGTGCTATAATGGTTACGAGCTCAAGAATGACCCCGGGTTGTCATCTTCTGATGGCGTGGGGGAGCCGGGGTGGGGTTGAACTGGGGCCGTGTGGGGTTTGGGAAGAGCGATGAGCTCTAGCTGTGCGCCCACATAAAAGCAATGACCTTCTCGACATCAGCTAAACCATAAGTTTGCATTCATCTCAACTTGACCTTGTGAGAAACTACTAGACGCGTGCACAAAAAACATAGCAACCATGACTAAGCACAGTGCTATTTTGATATTGAAGTCTCGGCATGGCCTTAAAATAGAGAgagtggaaaaaacaacaacatgcccTTTTTGGCACTTCTTatcattaatagtaataataaaaaacactgtcaaaataacatttaaatttctGTAAAAACTATTCTGCCATTTTTGGGCAGCTTCGAACATCTGGCCAATCCTTTCTCATGCAAACAGTAGTGCCGCATCATTGCATTATGACATCATCAGGAAGTACCGCCCATTTCCTTTATTCATGGAGGTCTGAGGTAAAGGATTCAAGCAGTTTAGCGGTGTCACTgcatttgctgtattttggaaaACAGGGCTGTTCTTATCTGGGGTGGCGTGAAGCGTAAGAGTATAAGAATAAAGTGCATATTATCGCGAGAATGGGTCAAGCTTAATGTGCAGTGATGGCAGAACAAGCTAAAGAACAGAAGCCTAATGATGTTAGTACTGACACAGCAAACAAAAGCCCTGAAATCATGATCGAAAGAGTGATATGCAAACTTATGTAGTGGTGAATACATCCACGGCCATGTTAATGTCGCTAAATAAACCCTCCATTCCCAACTTTTCTTATTGTTTTTCTTATAAATAATCACAAAACATTGATAAGTCTACACAAAATGAGTGCTATATTTATGACGCTGAATGTGACCATGACCATGAATGGTTTTGGTTTCTGTGGCCTAGTTTTCATGGACAACAAAAACCCCAGCTTTGTCTTAGCAAAggcaaaaataaaaaggtaaaagtGTGAAAAAGCTCATTTGATAGCTCAAACTGTTGTTGCCATGCAAAGTTTTGTCCTCAAAATGAATGCACAATgcctaattgatttttttttttgtaagatattttgtcttcacttttttttttatccacgcTTCACTTGGTATCATGCAATATCGACGTGCAAAAAAGATAACATCTATCTtcacaaaatacattttcagaactATAAAAGGCTGACTTAAGAATGCTGATAACTTATAAAACTTGAACCATGCTAAGCTAACTCGGCAGTCTTTTAGCCCCAGGGGTGTGTGCTAATGGCCACATGGCACCCTGCATTTGTTTGGCCTATTAGATCATTTCCACCCTTCTTTTTTACAAGTACTAGTTAGTTTAAGTGGGCAAAAAACTCTAAACCTTATAGTGCTTATGTCTATTTTTTGCTTCTCTAGTCACTAGTTCTCTAGTCATATGTTAACTGTGGCTTGTTTGgcacttttcacattttttttttttaaattacaaaagtaTGTCTGCTCTTATCTAATGTtgtttaaatcacatttaaatccGTAAAGATCTATTTTGGCACAGGTTTATTTTAATCCATTGATATAGCAATTATTTCATTATCAATGTAGCATTTAGTAACACCTCTTACAACTACCACATCCTGCTAAATGACTGACCAGATATGTTTTGTAACCTTAAATTTTAGTACATCACTTATTCAATAGCAGCATCTTCACAACTTAAAAAATTGTATATGCAAATCTACTCAACATCTAGATAAATCCAAAGCTCCTACACAGACAGAATAAAAGGACAAGACAAGACGACATGCTACTACGTATATTGCTTTCAGTACTCATCACATTTGATCTATTTTCCCGgttactaaaaacaaaacaaaaaacaaaacaaatgagaaCCCCCCCCATATGTACTTTTAGTACtgaatataaaaacaacaaaacagaaagCTGCTCCTTGACACTATGTTGGCAcctttttatagttttcacattgaATTCTCACAGTAATATCTTGTTAATATCTTGTTTTTTATGTGTCTAAGAAtggcaattttttttatgttttttttttaaaatataaaacaattatctGGGGGATCTACTGAGACTCGTTCAAGCTCTGAAGTGTCTGATGAAGTACTGCATCATGGGTAAAACCAAATACATAGATGCACTCTAAAATGCGGAGGCGATTTTGGCATGATTGCCATCACTTCCTCGTTTTGATCTTCAAATCTGAACTATTACACCAAAAAAATTTGCAACAATCTTATAGTAGAGTACCTTGAGTCTTTGCTGTTTCAGTCGCTTGTTAGATCCCCTCACCTTGGGCACAACTGCTAGACATATTCATATCTATCCAAACCTATCACCTTtacatgcatatacacacacatgcacaccatACAAACCCATGAATGGCTTGTAATAAGTCCCTTTTTGAAGGTGTGATGTGTGCGATCATGATCTACTGCAAGCTTCTTGTTCTACTCTGAAGGCGCATCTTCCCTTTCGCACCATCATTGTTTCGTGAAAGGGCAAGCAGACATGCACTTTTACACCAGACATCGCCACCCATGGAGAGATGTGAGAGAAAAGGGGGTCTCTGGGTTGATGTGTCAGAATGAGGGTGCACGAAGGTAGAAAAAGGGTGTTGAGAAGAGGTGAGGGGAGGTGATGGTTTTTAGATGAGAATAAAGAAGCCTCCTTACCAATCGGTTCAGATTTACTCTCCCTGGTGCTCCAATAGCAAAGGAGAGGAAagaatcataactttagtcattTGGGGAGAGAGAGCACAAACTTTGTGTTTTTCTGTGGTCTAATTATTCTTTGGAAAATGCTCTCTGTGCTTAAGTCTTATGGTTTCCATAATAAAGAGCAGTTTGGTATTTTTCAGCCGGTAAAGAATCAATAACAGTTGTTTAGACACAGAATAGTTTTGGAGGGCACCTAAAGTTTAAGCGTACAGAATATACCATCCTCTGCCCCTTCACGATAAATATACACACGGTCAGCTGGTGGTTAGTTAGTGTACGCTTGGAAAGTTAAGGTTGGATACTGCAACATGATGCCCAAAAAAAAACTGGTCCGAAGGGTCTGACCTCAACCTAACAAACCATCCAGGCTTCCTTTCCACCCTATGGTAAGCGATACCTTGACTCCATGGAGGTTGTTATAAATATGAGACGTTCCACATGAGTACATTCCATCATGGTGATGCTTCGATGCGATAACGATAGAGAAACCCTGACTTTTTTTGGCCTTCCATCACGGCCTCCacacttcacagtgcattaagaCAAAATTCAGTGTACTCCgattcaaaacaaaaaagaaacaggACCTTATTAGCAGCACATATATCGCACATGGGTAGTTCAGATCTGCACAGGAAGATCTTCACATGGGTAGCCCATTCTAGAATTAGATTTACTGGTGACTCAGGACGTACAGCCACTATAGAAAACACAACCTGGGATTTCCAGAGAGGACCATGTTACTAAGCAGCCTGTGCAGATCAGAATTTGTTCTTAGTCTTTCAGTAGTATGTGTTCATGAAACGCCTCAGAGCTCTGAGGGCCAATTTCTGATTTGATATGGAATATCTTTGCAAATTTTCCAGCAGATTTGCGCAGATACTCGACTGCAGCGGCTCAAAGTGCACAATCTCTCGCGCTGCAGAGGGGCAGCATAGAGTAAATATGGGGATATGTTTGGGGACGTTACAGAAAGGGATTGGCTTTCATGTAAAGTCGTATTCTGATACACTCCCTTGGACTTGTGCAAAGACCTACATTCTCATTCGGTAGATATGTGTATAAATTGTCTACTCCCACTGTGACTTCAAGTCTGTGTATGTTTAGTTGCATTTTCAGTATTTAAGTCAGGTAATAGTTtgctgagagtgtgtgttttttgtgttaatatcactgtacagTACATCTGCCCCTATTCTCTCTGTTGGTGCCAACGGTGCAGTTATCACTGGACGTTAAATAAGACATATATTACATGGACATACGATTCAATGtacttaaataaaaaactaaatccaGAATATTGTCTTTACATTCATGTCAACCTGAATTCACAgattaagaaaaacaaaagaaaatacttCAGTCCTTATGGGTGaaatcatattaataaataaCGTTGATAGTGatgataatttgtaataataatgataatattaataataatagtaatgataatagTGTTTGTATAAACACAAGATCTCGAAACTCGAACAAATGCCACAATTTCTAGGAGCTCTGGTACGAAAGATTCAGGTGTGTTTTGCGTCCTGGCCTATGTCTGCAAAATTATCTACAAGCTTCCCTTATGCTAGCAACATCTGTAGTGGCATGCACCTGGTCCAACTGGAACCTCAGGTCAATGTCTAGTGGCACTGAGAGACCCTGCAGCAGCCTCACATCCCCCGCCCTATCCTGCCCGGTGCAGAGCAGTGTCGGGTCGGCTGGGATCGGGAGGGCTGGGGCGAGTGGGGCTGGGTTGGGGTATGGGGTTTCACAGACTGGGGGAGATATATAATCAGTCTCAGGCCCTCTTAAAGAGAAAGCATGGGCGAAAGGTTGGGAGTTAAATTAAggacaaaaaaattaaagaacAAAAATCTATCAGCTAGGAGGGGATGGGGGTGGGGAAGGGGCTGATTCCTGGGATTGCTCTACCCCATTGTCCCCCATCCGACCACCTTGCCCACGTGCTGGGAACTGCAGCGCGGCAGCATGCCAGGTTGAAATGCCATTCACTGCTGTCcagaaaatgcacaaaataaaacaaaacaaaacaaaatcaaccaATAAAAATCCAGAACTTAAGCATTAAAcccatatttacattttacacatttttctttcaaattttCCACTTTGAGTGGAATTTTTTccatcttatttttttaatactgagATTTTTCCCACAAAGAATGTGGCTGATTTTCGTTGATATTCACGCCCTCCATCTTTCTCTGTATCTTCCCCATCCCCCActctttttctctccttttttcatACTCCCTGTTTTTAGCCCACCTTCTGCGGATTGGTGGCCCTCACACCCTGCTCATATGTGATTCGCTGGCTGATAAGATATTGGGCTGCCTGTGTGGCGGCTGGCGATCCAGTAATGGTAACTTTACGGTTTCTGGTGCCAGGAACAAACTCTCCCTTTTTAGAGATCTGGATGCGGGCTCCCGTCAGTTCTTGGTACTCCACAAGTGTTTTGCCTCCCTTCCCCAAAATGGCGCCCACCAAGTTCTCTGGCACCGCAATCTCCACCACATCTTTGGCCCCCTCGTTTAGCTTCTCGGTGGCCAGTAGTGAACTCGCCATCAGCGGGGAAGCAGCGCTCAGGTAGCCGTTGGTGGCTCCGGTGGCGGCAGCGAGTGAGCCTAGTGTGAAGCCTCCTAGGCTGGCCGCGGGGTGGCCGGAGCTGGTGGATGCGTCGTTGGCGTAGGAGGCTAGCAGGTTGGCGGCCGCAGCTGCGGCAGGGTTAGCGCTTGCAGCCACAGCAGCGAGGACTCCTGAGGCAGCCGCAGGGTTGAGCCCCAGGCCCAGGGAGTTGGTATTGTATCCGTAGCTGGCCAACGTGTTCAGTGCAGATGTGATAGTCAGCAGGTCGTTCCCTGAGAAGCTGGACATGGTGGTGGGGAAGGCGCCCACTCCAGCCAGACTGGCCTGCCCCAGGAGACTGGAGGCTGTGGCTGCCGCCGCCGCGGCAGCTGCCGGCATTACCTCTGCCGAGTTGGCATATGGGGAACCGGTAGGATTGGAGTTAGCCACAGGGCCAGAGATGTTGGAGTAACTGATGTTCAGACAGCTGCTGCTCTGTGGGTCCTCCTGGATCTTCTGCACAATGATCTCCACGGCCTTGCGGTTCTGCTCGGGCTCCCCGCTGATGGTGACGACGCGCTCCTGCAGGTTGATGCCTTCAGGTTTCTGTGAGAGCTGGACCCAGGCACCAGACTGCTCCATGACGGCCTTCACCGTGGCTCCACCCTTGCCGATGATAAGCCCTGCCGTGCTGTTGGGCACTATGAGCTTGGcctgaagaaaagaaaagcagaaaGACCATTGTCAGTTAATGAGTCATTCTTGTGAAACTGGCAGTCTTGTGCTAGTTTACCATGCACCATTTCTCTCTGGGATTTAAAAGTAAGAAGTCTGGTTTTTATCCACTAGGAGCCCATTAGTGGTAGCACAGTCAATGTCTTTGAACATAACAACTATTTTTACACCAACTGTACCCATATGTACTGAAAACCAAAGCTTTGCTTTAAGACTTTACAGTTATTACTTTGCTTCTAGTTGCCATTTGATAATTTCCTGTATCATTAAACCACAAATCAAGTTACATCTAACAGATGAGTTTAATCTTGTAATTTAGCAGAACAGCAATGTAGTGTTCTCAGAGAGTAAGTTTTAGACAATGTCTGCGAAAAACAGTCTCCTCATTGATAGAGGGGAAAAAAGTGTAAACCGTGGTTCCCATGGTTTCTTCCCTAACTTAGAAAGGTTTGCTCCTCTGATCAAGCAGTGACTCATgctggtactttttttttttaccaaagccTCACACAGAACATTCTGATCTTGTTAAAATGTTGCTGTAAGCACTGTTACTAAATGTGTTCATTAAATTATCTGGGATTTCTTTGCTAAagtatttgaatttatttctatGTGGTTAACATAGTATGATCTTAAGTTAAAatcatgtgtatgtatgtataaggGTAACTTTGTATTTTACAGTAGGTGTTCTTTACATATGAcaataatataaaagtataagagaaattttatttctattttttacattgtgtCACATTAGGCTGATTGTAAAATATCAcattaaaatacaacaaatgaattATTACATGTTTATCTCAGTGTtagtattgttaactaaaaccataaaaaaaaaatacaaaacatacaaaatatatctTGAAAATGATAAATCTTGTCTTTGCAATTAATTAAACATGTTGGAGTACTAAAATtatcaaaaaatacaaatttaaaaacaacaaaacttaaAAATGGCGAAACTacataacattaaatatattcataaatactATAATCTATATATAgtctataaaaaaatactaaaatgacactGGTTTATCTGAGATgaagaatataaaaacaaatatgagaTAGGAaacagaaaactaaaaatatgattaaaattgtattattataaaaattgcaAAAGAGGAAAACTGCGGCACTGATGAGCCCAGAAAATTGTGTATTATAAGATTAATATAAAGATGCTTGTGTGTTTTGTTCTTGTACTTCCTGAGCTGTGAATCACTAGGTAAAAAGAGGCTCCTCCTGAAAAGCATTGACTCCCAGGGGTCAGTGTTTCCATGGAAACTCACCTCCAGCATTCAAGGGGGACTGAAAGGGAGTCGGAATGATGCATagcaaccaaccaaccaaccccccccccccaccccccaccttgTATGCCTGCAACCATTCACTGAAAACCACCAGCTACTAGTGCCATAATACTGCATGTGCTCACTTATACACAAAAACAACATCATGTATGTATGTAAGACAACATCACACACATTTTGAATTTTGTCCATGTAACTTGATATATTCACTCATTAATTGAACCGAAAAATTAGCACTTGATCTCTTTGATCATTGCCGGATACATCTACGCACCGTGGAATTGTGAGAAAACAAAATATGCGGTGTGGTGTACGCTTTGACAGTTAATTACTCTGTATAATGAAAAGCTTTGACAATGCTGGATTCAGAATATTTGCACTGTCAAAATGACAGATAGAGAGATGAAAATGGTAAAAAGGGGAGACGAGAGGAGCGGGTAGATGTGAGTGAAGAAGGATGTGTTTGTCTGTGGgggtgtgtgtttgcatgtttgtgtgtgtatgatcaAAGCGAAGGAGAGActagaggaaaggagagagagtgtgagaggttGGGGAGGGGGAGGTGATCGGCACAGCCTTTACGTTTGTTTCTTTTGTGAGCTGTTTCGTTCTTTTCACTCTTTGCCTCAAGGTCTGCTGAAGCTCGCTGCCCACAGACATGTCTTTACAGAAGCTGTTTAGCCTTGCCACTGTAGCTCAAACTCTCATTCAGCTCAGCCGAATTAGCATAGAAATGAAAAACTGCCAACAGGAAATTTCATGGACTCCTACATTCACCTTTTATCTTGCTAGAATAAACAGAACCTTGTTTAAGGaacgttttgagaaaaataaTTGTATTCACGATTACCCTTTAATGCAATGGAAAGCGGATTGTTTTTGGCACCAGAGACGTACTGTGATTGATCAGTGCATATACAGCGCAATCCAAAGGTCTGAGACCTCCAGTGAAAATGCGTCTGTTTTGCTAAATGATCTATTAGCAGATTAGATTTGTGGCCTTTTGTTCAAAGGAGTTCATAAATTGATTCACAAATTTTCAAGCGTAAACTGAATCTGATTTTAATGTGCtctcaaacttttagcgcacgTTTTTGGGGCTTCAGAATCTCAACCCC
Coding sequences within:
- the LOC132123590 gene encoding RNA-binding protein Nova-1-like isoform X1 — protein: MMAGGAVQQNGIFSNPHHHNQQPHMESDPPDSRKRPLETPTEASSTKRTNTGERCNQPAIHDPPFSSDFVGFHEEGEYFLKVLIPSYAAGSIIGKGGQTIVQLQKETGATIKLSKSKDFYPGTTERVCLIQGTVEALNSVHDFIAEKVREMPQSAQKTEPVSILQPQTTVNPDRVKQAKLIVPNSTAGLIIGKGGATVKAVMEQSGAWVQLSQKPEGINLQERVVTISGEPEQNRKAVEIIVQKIQEDPQSSSCLNISYSNISGPVANSNPTGSPYANSAEVMPAAAAAAAATASSLLGQASLAGVGAFPTTMSSFSGNDLLTITSALNTLASYGYNTNSLGLGLNPAAASGVLAAVAASANPAAAAAANLLASYANDASTSSGHPAASLGGFTLGSLAAATGATNGYLSAASPLMASSLLATEKLNEGAKDVVEIAVPENLVGAILGKGGKTLVEYQELTGARIQISKKGEFVPGTRNRKVTITGSPAATQAAQYLISQRITYEQGVRATNPQKVG
- the LOC132123590 gene encoding RNA-binding protein Nova-1-like isoform X2, whose protein sequence is MMAGGAVQQNGIFSNPHHHNQQPHMESDPPDSRKRPLETPTEASSTKRTNTGEEGEYFLKVLIPSYAAGSIIGKGGQTIVQLQKETGATIKLSKSKDFYPGTTERVCLIQGTVEALNSVHDFIAEKVREMPQSAQKTEPVSILQPQTTVNPDRVKQAKLIVPNSTAGLIIGKGGATVKAVMEQSGAWVQLSQKPEGINLQERVVTISGEPEQNRKAVEIIVQKIQEDPQSSSCLNISYSNISGPVANSNPTGSPYANSAEVMPAAAAAAAATASSLLGQASLAGVGAFPTTMSSFSGNDLLTITSALNTLASYGYNTNSLGLGLNPAAASGVLAAVAASANPAAAAAANLLASYANDASTSSGHPAASLGGFTLGSLAAATGATNGYLSAASPLMASSLLATEKLNEGAKDVVEIAVPENLVGAILGKGGKTLVEYQELTGARIQISKKGEFVPGTRNRKVTITGSPAATQAAQYLISQRITYEQGVRATNPQKVG